Proteins from one Deinococcus apachensis DSM 19763 genomic window:
- a CDS encoding SGNH/GDSL hydrolase family protein, whose translation MAVRKLFERRIDGNKVAADQLAAMKQGLIDNQKALADSAQLQTDLREEFAGATFKVFSSPMYVNGVPVSAAWVDAADNAFVYFGTDGKAYFPTGLKGLAALDIAGLATLAQLLTTGTVTHQGDVNAQANLSVGKALTAALATLAGMTVEGSIKTWALADSQGNIAAEVLPDGSFMAYGQNSQVGPIGTQSTAGYATDVAWGIMGAAGGMPLYADSTGTIRIYRARIGTLLDGNGNPISFSSAPSGFRVDGTLVTSLKSLTAWGDSMTFGYKASSVTTKSYPAILAATLNDGRAVTNAGVVSQTSAHIAARAGAVPVTITVPSGSIPASGSVAVGIPSPEVGYNTTGLMVWLGGVYGRLDRTGAKDAPAYTFTRSVAGSAVACPGAVPLVPDAATHRENVTLIWVGRNDNPALATNLQATRDNIAAMVQRLRDTVALPRFLVFGLHLRPSETTATTNYTNILDHNAKLKALYMDRFVDPNLVSAVNADGTPYGGGNPLYFDADDLHYNDAGYQALGQYVATQFIQPKGW comes from the coding sequence ATGGCGGTTCGCAAGCTGTTCGAGCGCCGCATCGACGGGAACAAGGTCGCGGCGGACCAGCTCGCCGCGATGAAGCAGGGGCTGATCGATAACCAGAAGGCGCTGGCCGATAGCGCGCAGTTGCAGACCGACTTGCGGGAGGAGTTCGCCGGGGCGACCTTCAAGGTGTTCAGCTCGCCCATGTACGTGAACGGCGTGCCCGTGAGTGCCGCCTGGGTGGACGCAGCGGACAACGCCTTCGTGTACTTCGGAACGGACGGGAAGGCGTACTTTCCCACCGGCCTGAAAGGGCTGGCCGCCCTGGACATCGCCGGGCTCGCCACGCTAGCCCAGCTCCTCACCACGGGCACCGTCACGCACCAGGGGGACGTGAACGCCCAGGCCAACCTCAGCGTGGGCAAGGCCCTCACCGCGGCGCTGGCCACGCTCGCCGGGATGACCGTGGAGGGCTCGATCAAGACCTGGGCTCTGGCCGACAGTCAGGGCAACATCGCCGCCGAGGTGCTGCCGGACGGCTCCTTCATGGCCTACGGTCAGAACTCACAAGTCGGCCCCATCGGCACGCAGAGCACGGCGGGCTACGCCACGGACGTGGCCTGGGGGATCATGGGTGCGGCGGGTGGAATGCCCCTCTACGCGGACAGCACCGGCACCATCCGCATCTACCGCGCCCGGATCGGCACTCTGCTCGACGGGAACGGAAACCCGATCAGTTTCAGCAGCGCCCCCAGCGGCTTCCGGGTGGACGGCACGCTGGTCACCAGCCTGAAAAGCCTCACGGCCTGGGGGGACTCCATGACGTTTGGCTACAAGGCCAGCTCCGTCACCACCAAAAGCTACCCCGCCATTCTGGCCGCCACCCTGAACGATGGCCGGGCCGTGACCAACGCGGGCGTGGTGAGTCAGACCAGCGCTCACATCGCCGCCCGTGCGGGGGCCGTCCCGGTCACCATCACGGTGCCGAGTGGGAGCATCCCCGCCAGCGGGAGCGTGGCGGTGGGCATCCCCAGCCCGGAGGTGGGCTACAACACCACCGGCCTGATGGTCTGGTTGGGCGGCGTGTACGGGCGGCTGGACCGGACCGGGGCGAAGGACGCCCCTGCTTACACCTTCACGCGCAGCGTGGCGGGGAGCGCCGTGGCCTGCCCGGGAGCCGTCCCCCTGGTGCCGGACGCGGCGACCCACCGGGAGAACGTCACGCTGATCTGGGTGGGCCGGAATGACAACCCAGCGCTGGCGACCAACCTCCAGGCCACCCGGGACAACATCGCGGCCATGGTGCAGCGCTTACGGGACACCGTGGCCCTGCCGCGCTTCCTGGTGTTCGGCCTGCACCTCAGGCCGAGCGAGACGACGGCCACCACGAACTACACGAACATCCTCGACCATAACGCGAAGCTGAAAGCACTCTACATGGACCGCTTCGTGGACCCGAACCTGGTGAGCGCCGTGAATGCGGACGGCACCCCCTACGGGGGCGGTAACCCCCTCTACTTCGATGCGGACGACCTGCACTACAACGACGCGGGCTATCAGGCGCTCGGCCAGTACGTCGCCACGCAATTCATTCAACCGAAAGGCTGGTAA
- a CDS encoding LamG-like jellyroll fold domain-containing protein, with translation MPGIVQKLTGVTFTDPLLPKLEKDTLATTGTLLLQDYANPATWAGGNPANGATLVDLARGGVNSSVVIDPAWPVTYDGKGFLLPDEGAASNFNGKSYISHPSVLPVAQSFLALAWLRVRLTNPASDDYQGVLGQSVNANNVNAGNQLVLYLRSSGGARGAVSFWDQNGVKYTMNIGSSAVTDGQLVQIGVSVVYSSGNATVTGYVNGAAAGSTVTAGMTGLPAGTGQPFTLGVTSTTFGQAKSRFYRALVENLAVSNRNPLTVVQQDWAANNGRF, from the coding sequence ATGCCCGGAATCGTTCAGAAGCTCACTGGCGTCACCTTCACCGACCCCCTCCTCCCCAAGTTGGAAAAGGACACGCTGGCGACCACGGGCACCCTGCTCCTTCAGGACTACGCCAACCCCGCGACCTGGGCGGGGGGAAACCCCGCGAACGGCGCCACGCTGGTCGACCTCGCCCGTGGTGGCGTGAATTCGTCTGTCGTGATCGACCCCGCGTGGCCGGTCACGTATGACGGGAAGGGCTTCCTGCTGCCGGATGAGGGCGCGGCCAGCAACTTCAACGGCAAGAGCTACATCAGCCACCCGTCCGTCCTGCCGGTCGCCCAATCCTTCCTGGCGCTGGCGTGGCTGCGGGTGCGCCTGACCAACCCCGCCTCGGATGATTACCAGGGGGTCCTGGGGCAGAGCGTGAATGCCAACAACGTGAACGCGGGGAACCAACTCGTGCTGTATCTGCGGAGCAGCGGTGGGGCGCGGGGCGCGGTGTCGTTCTGGGATCAGAACGGCGTGAAGTACACCATGAACATCGGGAGCAGCGCTGTCACGGACGGCCAGCTTGTTCAGATAGGCGTGTCCGTGGTGTATAGCAGCGGGAACGCCACCGTGACCGGGTATGTCAACGGCGCGGCGGCGGGGAGCACGGTCACTGCGGGGATGACGGGCCTGCCTGCGGGGACGGGCCAGCCCTTCACCCTGGGGGTCACCAGCACGACCTTCGGGCAGGCCAAGTCCCGCTTCTACCGGGCGCTGGTGGAGAACCTGGCCGTCAGCAACCGCAACCCCCTCACGGTGGTCCAGCAGGACTGGGCGGCCAACAACGGGCGCTTCTGA
- a CDS encoding acyltransferase family protein has translation MNASQRISQLDATRGIAAVLVLLSHVRDTVGSATLPAYQQVALLLDKLSLTPLYLLWGGHQAVLIFFVLSGFVLYLMLERQNLTFFGYIGKRIIRLYIPYIVSIGLAVMLNALLSNGSLDGMGQWFNNSWSNPISWLSILNHVLLLGQFDTNQYNGPIWSLVHEMRISIVFPLVFLTVRRFAWYKNLLGYGALSIVGAISSFTLPVVSSGLGSLSLTLHYLLIFAVGALLAKHRSTLTLRFQTISLRVQLTLLAVGLMFYIYGSKVTRLITDDKFLIQDYGILPGAVILIAIAAFSPYSARLLNNSIMQYLGRISYSLYLTHFIVILCLVHIAIGKVPLPVIVLTAIPMSFLVATIFYRLVEQPSIEIGRGIGALRFKRTDTIATD, from the coding sequence ATGAACGCCTCACAGCGTATTTCGCAGCTTGATGCCACCCGGGGTATCGCTGCTGTCTTGGTGTTGTTAAGTCATGTTCGAGATACAGTGGGCTCTGCCACACTTCCAGCCTACCAACAGGTAGCACTCCTATTGGACAAACTCTCTCTCACCCCCCTGTACCTTTTGTGGGGTGGTCATCAGGCTGTTTTGATCTTCTTTGTTCTTAGTGGTTTTGTGCTCTATCTCATGTTGGAGCGACAAAACCTAACGTTTTTTGGATACATTGGCAAAAGAATTATACGTCTTTATATCCCATATATTGTATCAATAGGCCTAGCGGTTATGCTCAATGCCCTTCTATCCAACGGTTCATTAGATGGAATGGGACAGTGGTTTAACAACTCGTGGTCAAATCCTATCTCGTGGCTGTCTATATTGAATCATGTGCTTCTGTTGGGGCAATTCGACACAAACCAATACAACGGACCCATCTGGTCCTTAGTACACGAGATGCGTATTTCGATTGTGTTCCCATTGGTATTCCTAACTGTTAGGAGATTCGCATGGTATAAGAATCTACTAGGATATGGCGCTCTAAGCATTGTTGGAGCGATTTCATCTTTCACCCTGCCTGTCGTCTCATCGGGACTAGGCAGTCTAAGTCTCACGTTGCATTATTTGCTAATATTTGCGGTGGGAGCGCTACTTGCTAAGCACCGCTCAACTCTTACTCTAAGATTTCAAACCATATCTCTACGAGTTCAGTTGACTCTGCTGGCCGTCGGACTGATGTTTTACATCTATGGAAGCAAGGTTACACGCCTCATCACTGATGATAAATTTCTGATTCAGGATTATGGCATACTTCCTGGCGCAGTAATTCTAATAGCAATCGCCGCGTTCTCGCCCTATTCTGCTCGCTTGTTGAATAATTCTATTATGCAGTATCTCGGACGTATCAGCTACAGTCTATATCTAACCCACTTTATTGTTATTTTGTGCCTTGTTCACATTGCAATTGGTAAAGTGCCTCTTCCTGTCATTGTTCTGACTGCCATTCCTATGAGCTTTCTTGTTGCAACTATCTTCTACCGCCTCGTGGAACAACCTTCTATCGAGATTGGTCGCGGTATAGGAGCCTTGCGCTTCAAGCGTACAGATACAATAGCCACTGACTGA